From one Aquila chrysaetos chrysaetos chromosome 7, bAquChr1.4, whole genome shotgun sequence genomic stretch:
- the LOC115344150 gene encoding putative protein FAM172B encodes MMTDFTGEHMWLQIQHELSLRKLIEGSEYQEELKYDFNIKGELRHLDTNESFVFNYYKNAHEQNHKRYQVLGHLITQYVYELLERVCMLQKVYIPTDATEVEPRSFFFMSKNALSSSTLIVLLQDHGVFCAGQWGQRTIVSEGLRHGTQIPFIKMALQSHRGVIVLNPNDNFVDLKTEKERLGSSTREEALTSTQSVWWIPKRGSSSPEEHTMYVWDHFISKSAAKNVAFIAHGYGGLAFVDLLVQRKWEVMNKVYSVAFIDSMHNTQHQTGSDPQIQEWIQKYCREWVSNSKPLDKAVGSLMKMDCPTVSAGTERYGLAPSCCLHAIFKYLKSTLKAKTTTSFRYSPVATRSSTSKKRDNK; translated from the coding sequence TGGTTACAAATACAGCACGAACTAAGCTTGAGGAAACTAATAGAGGGTTCAGAGTATCAAGAGGAACTGAAGTACGACTTCAATATAAAAGGGGAACTGAGGCATTTGGATACAAATGAGTCCTTTGTTTTCAATTATTACAAGAATGCACATGAGCAGAATCATAAACGCTATCAAGTTTTGGGACATTTGATTACCCAATATGTTTATGAGCTCCTGGAAAGAGTCTGCATGCTGCAGAAAGTTTATATTCCTACTGATGCTACAGAGGTTGAACCAAGAAGCTTCTTTTTCATGAGCAAGAATGCACTAAGTTCCTCTACCTTAATCGTCCTTCTTCAAGACCACGGAGTTTTCTGTGCTGGACAGTGGGGGCAAAGGACGATTGTCAGCGAGGGCCTGAGGCATGGAACACAAATACCATTCATCAAAATGGCTCTTCAAAGCCACAGGGGAGTGATTGTACTGAATCCCAATGACAACTTCGTTGATCTGAAGACTGAAAAGGAGAGGTTAGGCTCTTCTACTAGGGAAGAAGCACTGACTTCTACGCAGTCCGTCTGGTGGATCCCCAagaggggcagcagcagccccgagGAGCATACCATGTATGTATGGGatcatttcatttcaaagagcGCAGCCAAGAATGTGGCCTTCATTGCCCATGGCTATGGTGGCTTGGCATTTGTTGATCTGCTGGTGCAGAGAAAATGGGAGGTAATGAATAAAGTGTACTCTGTGGCATTCATCGACTCCATGCACAACACACAGCACCAGACTGGAAGTGATCCACAAATACAAGAATGGATACAGAAATACTGCCGTGAATGGGTGTCAAACAGTAAGCCTCTGGATAAAGCTGTGGGTTCTCTTATGAAAATGGATTGTCCTACTGTCTCTGCTGGAACGGAAAGGTATGGTTTAGCACCCTCCTGCTGCTTACACGCCATCTTTAAGTACCTGAAGAGCACGCTGAAAGCGAAGACCACAACATCCTTTAGGTATTCACCTGTTGCAACCAGAAGCAGCACAAGTAAGAAGAGAGACAATAAATAA